AAGGATGCGGTCTTCCACGACCGCAACCTGCTGGCCGGTACCACCACCAGCAAACGCCTCGGCGCCCCGCTGTTTCCCGAGTTTTTCGCCCTGACCCTGTGGCCGGAGCTTGACACGGTGAGCAAGAGGGAAAAAAATCCCCAGCGTTTATCCCCTCGTGATGCGGCAGAACTCAATTTCAAGATTTTTCCCTACTGGATGGACAAAAACGTCCTGGAGCTGGTGCGCCGCCAGTTCCATAACCCCCAGTGCCTGCAGCTTTTTGAAAGCCTGGTTTTTTTCATCGCCGGCAAGGCGGGTTGTGTTTCCCACTGTGTGCCGAACTACGGCATGATGCTGGAAAAAGGGCTGGTCGGCCTGATCGAGATTGCCCGGGACAAGGAGGCGGCGCTGGCCGGAAACAACGAACCGGAGGCACGGCGCGCGGCATCTTTTTATCACGCGGTGCGGATCAGTTTGAAGGGGATCATGCAGTACGCCGAAAACCTGGCGGACAAGGCCGAGGCCCTGGCTGGAATGTGTCGGGACGCCACGGCCGGGCAGGAATTTCTGGATATCGCCGCGGTGTGCCGACGGGTACCGTCACTGCCCGCCCGCACATTCCGCGAGGCGGTCAATGCCGTCTGGATCTGCCAGGTGGGGATCCACGCGGAAAACATCAACATGGCCATGAGTCCGGGCAGGCTCGATCAGGTTCTCTCCCCCTATTACCGCAAGGACATGGATGAAGGCCGGCTTGATGTTGGTCGGGCCATTGAACTCATCGGCTGCCTGTGGCTCAAAATTGCCGATAATGTGGTGATGGTGCCCGAGGCGTCGGAGGAGATGTTCGGCGGTGCCGGCACCGTGCCGGCCATCACCCTGGGCGGGGTTGATGCGGATGGCGAGGATGCGGTCAATGATCTCACCTATATCATGCTTCGGGTCACCGAACTGCTGCGCACCCGCGATCCCAACGTCAACGCCCGCTACCATTGCGACAAGAATCCCAAGGAGTATATGGACCGGGTGTCCGAGGTGATTTTAAACACCAAGGCGGTGCCCGCCGTGTTCAATGATGTCGCCAATATCTCGGTGCTGACCGGACAAAAGGAGACGCCGGCACATGCCCGTGACTATGCGGTCATCGGCTGTGTCGAGCTGGCCAGCTCCGGCCGTGATTATCCGGCATCAAGCTCGATCATGCTCAATCTGGCGGCAGTCATGGAGATGGCCCTTTTCAGCGGTAAACGACCGATCACCGGCGACCGGCAGATCGGACCGCCCACCCCGCCGCCCGAGACCCTGCAAAGCTTTGCGGAGTTCTGGGAGGTGTTCAAGACCCAACTCGACTGGCTGATCACCCAGGCCATCCAGCTCAATGAGTATCTGGGTGCCGTGCACCAGCAGATGATGCCGAGTCCGCTGCTTTCCGCCCTGTTTGAAGGACCGCTGGACAAGGGCCGTGATCTCATCCGGGGCGGCGCCCTGTATAACTCCTCCGGCGCCACCCATATCGGTTTTGCCGATGTGGTCGACTCGCTTAATGCCGTTGAAAAGGTCGTTTTCATCGATCGGAAATACGGTTTTGCCGAGCTGGTAAAGGCATTGCGGGAAAATTTCCAGGGCGTGCAGTATGAAAAGATGCGTTTGTATCTGAAAAACCGGGCTCCCAAGTACGGCACCGAGGATCCCATTGCCCGCAAGAACGCCCGGAACATCGTTCGTCACCTCTTTGAGCTGTATCAGGCCCATACCAATTATCGGGGCGGTCCCTACCGCCCGGCATTCTGGACCATGACCAATCATGCCGGGCTGGGAGGCATCAGCGGCGCCATGCCCAACGGTCGCAAGGCCGGAGAATTGTTTGCCAGCGGCATGACCCCGGTGTCCGGCGCCGCGCCCCAGCTCACCGCCTGCCTGAACGCCGTGGCCGAGTTGGGCGGCAAATATGTGCCGGGCTGCTGGGCCCTGAACCTCAAGTATACGCCGGAAGAAGATGTACAGGCGACCACGACCCATTTTTCTCATACGGTGGAGGCCTATTTCCGCGCCGGCGGCCAGCAGGTGCAGTTCAACATCATGACTTATGAAATGCTGCGTGATGCCAAGAAGCATCCGGAAAAGTACCCGGAGCTGATGGTCCGTGTGTCCGGATACTCCGCCTATTTCAAGGATCTCAATGAGATGATGCAGGATGAGCTGATCACCAGGACGCAGTATGACCTGATGAGCGGCGAGGCCGTGCCCTTTCCGTTGGGCTGATTTCCCCTTGGACTGACGCGGATACCATTTGGCGAGGAGCAACCACCATGGAAAATACCATACAGAACGCTTTGACCGACAAGCTTTTTGCCCGATTGCAGGACTGTTTCGAGTCCGAAGCGGCGGAGGAGTTTCTCGAGGTTCTGCTGAACCTGATGCGGGTGATTTTTCTCATCAATCCGGAGTACCGGGCCAATATCAAGGGCTTTACCGGGCGATACCAGTTTCGGAGCCTTGACGGGGAGGTGACCATGGCCGCCCTGTTCACCAACGGCAAAATGGAGATCAGGGAAAAGATGATCGTCAACCCCCACATCACCGTCACCTTCCGTAACGGTCGCGCCCTGCTGGATTTTCTGATATCGCCCCGCCAGGATATCCTGGGCTCCATGCTGCGCAATGACGTGAAAACCGAGGGGAATCTCAATTATCTTTATAAATTCGGTTATATGGCGAAAAAGCTGCAATTGATGATGCCGCAGCTGTGAAGACGGCCCTCATCGGAGACATCGGCAGACACCGGATCGGCGACGGACCTGGCATTCGCACGGTGGTTTTTTTCAAGGGCTGCCCGCTGCATTGCCCCTGGTGTCATAATCCGGAGTTCATCGCACCGCGGGCCGAGCTTGCCTTGTACCCGAATCGCTGCATCATGTGCGGCGACTGCGTTGATATCTGCCCGCAACGGGCCATCAAGAAAAACGGCGTGATCGAGGTGGACCGGTCTGCCTGCGACTGCTGCGGCCAATGCGCGGCGATCTGTCCCGCCGGCGCCCTGGCCATTGTCGGCGCGGCATGGTCGGTGGAGCAACTCATTGATGTCCTGTTGCGGGATCTCCTTTATTATCAGGTTTCCGGTGGCGGGGTGACCCTGTCGGGCGGCGAGCCGACCATGCAGATGGAGTTTGCCGGCAAACTTTTGCAACGGCTGCGGCAGGAGCATATACACACGGCCATCGAAACCAGCGGTTTTTTCCGCTGGGACGATTTCGCCGCCCAGCTCCTGCCCTGGCTTGATCTGGTTCTCTTTGACCTGAAACCGGTGGACAGCCGCAGGCACGCAAAAGTAACGGGCCGGGGCAATGAAAAGATTCTTGAAAATCTGGAAAAAATCGTGCGGGGCGGGCATGACGTCGTGGTCCGCATTCCCTTGATTCCGGGCTTTACGGCGGACAGGGAAAACCTCGTTGGCCTTGCGGCGGAAATGAAAAGGATCGGCGTGCAAAAGTGTTCGTTGCTGGCCTATCATGCCCTGGGGAAATCAAAGGCGGCCGCTGTCGGCAGAGTGGTCGACCCGTCACTGCCGGACAAGCAAATGACGCGCGCCGAGGTTGACGGCCGGCAACGATATTTCACGGAGTTTGAGTTGATTTCATAACCGGCGGAAGGGTTGGCGAAATAATTTGAATGAGGAGAAGGAGGAGAAACCATGCAGATAGATTTCCACCACGGAACCACCTATGTTGCCGCGCGACTGGCGGGCTTTGACCGGAAGGAGGCCGGAATTGTCGCCCATGCGGCCCAGTACGTGGATGACGCCACCAGCAGCGGAGTGGTTCATTTCAACAACAAGTCGATTTATCATCGTCTCTGCACCGCTCATAAAACCCTGGATCCCCGCAATTCCATCGAGCTGAACAATCATCTTGTCTGGATTCCTTTTCATTTTCTGCCCGGCAACGGCGGGAAAAATGCCGATGAAAACGGCGATCTGTCCTTTGTGGAAAAAATAGTCTGCCGCCCCGGCAACGATAATCCCATTGCCCGGCAATTGCTGCGGGAGGTGATCAGTGAAAAAGGCCACCTGTGCAGCCTGCACCGGCTGGGGCTGACCATGCATGTTTATGCCGATACCTGGGCGCATCAGAATTTCGCCGGGGTTGAGGATAAAATCAATGAAGTCGACCATGCGGTGGACAAGGGCAAGTCCGGCGTTTTCAGCGAGTTCGGCAAGGTGTTCCACGACTGGCTGGATGACACTCTGCCTGCCCTGGGCCATGCCCGCGCCAATGTCTTTCCGGACATGCCCTTTTTGGATTGGGAGTATACGAATGCGGCGAAAGAAAAAGTCAGGCGTAACAATACGGATCTGTTCTGCACGGCGGCTGATGAAATGTGCAAGGCCATGCAGCGTTACAGGGTGTCTGATCCGGACGCCGACGTGCCGGGAATCCCGGCTCGCGACATGAACAAAATCCAGGATCTCTTCAGCACGCTGAAGGAGGTGGATGGCGGGAAAAGACACTACCGGTGGCTGATGGAGATCAGGGATGGCGCCTTTTCCTTCGGCAAGGACCCGGATGTGGATTATGTCGACAAGGGCGCGGACTCCTGGAAGGAAAAGGCCCTCGGCACCAGCAACATCATTCCCAGGTATCCGTATCGTAAATCATTTTTGAAAAGCGATTGGAAGCTTTTTCATGACGCGGCCAAGGTTCATGCCGTTTATCTCATCAATGAACTGCTGCCGGAATATGGTGTCTGCGCCGGATGAAACGAGTCAGTTCCTGCGTTTTTGCGGCCGGCTGGTGGGGGGAGCGGCCAGCGGGTCGTCCGGCCAGACGTGCTTCGGATAGCGGCCCTTGAGTTCTTTTTTCACCTCGGGGTAGGCGCGCTGCCAGAAACCGGCCAGGTCGCTTGTCACCTGGATGGGACGCTGGGCCGGGGAAAGCAGGTGGAGCACCACCTTGACCCGGCCATGACAAACGGTGGGGGTGTCGGTGAGGCCGAACATCTCCTGCAGGCGTACCGCCAGCACCGGCGTTTCGCCGGGGCGGTAGTCCAGCAGGATGCGGGAGCCGCTCGGCACCTGGATGCGTTCCGGCGCGGCCCGATCCAGCTCCTGCCGGCCGCGCCGGTCGAGCATGGCGAGAAGAATCCGGCAGAGATCAAGCTGTTTGAGCTGCTCCCGGCGACTCATGCCGTCAAGAAAGGGCGAGAGCCAGTCGAGATCGGCCCGCAGATGGTCGTCATCGACCCGCGGCCAGTTTCCCTCGGGCTGCCAGAAGCACAGTGAACCGATGCGGGCCTGCAGGCGCCGCGCTTCCCGGCTCCAGGGCAGTGACTCGATGCCCATGCGCCGGATGCCGTCCAGCATGGCGGCGCGGATCAGATCCGGATCAGCCCTGGGCAGCGGTTCTTCCCGGATGATCAGTTCCCCCAGGTATTCCCGCCGCGCCGTTGTGACCCTGCCGTTGTGTTCATCCCAGCCGATTATCGGCCGCCAGGCAAAAAGCTCGGGCCGGCAGGCGCGCAGCCCGTTCATATCAATCGGGGCGGCAAGAAAGATCTTTCCTTCCCGTTGCCCGGCATCAAGCTGGGGGACGACAAGGGAGGGGCTGCCTGCCAGCGGATCGCCGGGCGCAAGCATTGCTCCCCGTCCCCCGGAAAGCAGGTAGCGCTCCCGCGTCCCGGGCCGCAGACCGGCTATGCGGTCCGGATAGGCGAAGCCGAGCAGCAGCCCGGCGTTGCCGTCGTCATATTTTTCCCCCTTGATTCCCAGCAGTCGGCGAAATTGCAGCGACGATTCATCCACCCGGCGGCAGGCGGCAGGATCGCCTTTGCCTGCCTGGTCCTGGTGTCTGAAGCGTTGCAGGAGAAGCAGCCGGGAGCGGAGATCGCTGCCGGCAAGGGCGGAGGCGCTTGAGATAATGTCCCGTTCGGAAAGGAGCGCGGCCAGATCGCAGGCCAATCCGGCCTGTCCCATTCTTTTCGCCATGATCAGCATGTGGGCCAGGCGGGGATGGAGGGGAAGCTCGCCCAGTTGTCTGCCGGTTGCGGTGATGCGACCGGCCTTGTCCAGCGCCCCCAGCGAAGTGAGCAGGGCGCGGGCCGCGGCGAGATTGGCGGCGGGCGGCGGATCGAGCCAGCGCAGCTCGGCCGGATCGGTCACCCCCCACAGCCCCAGTTCCAGGACAAGGGATGCGAGATCCGCGGCGCTTATCTCCGGAGGATGAAAGGGGACAAGCCCGTGATGCTGGTGCCTGGTCCACAGCCGCAGACAAAAACCAGGGGCCACCCTGCCCGCCCGGCCTGCCCGCTGGCGGGCAGCGGCCCGGGAGACCCGCACCGTATCGAGCCCGCTCATGCCGGATGCCGGACGAAAGCGCGGCAGGCGCGACCAGCCGCTGTCCACCACATTGAGAATGCCGTCAATGGTAAGGCTTGTTTCGGCAATGGACGTGGCCGGCACCACCCGCCGTCTGCCCAGGGGGTCGGGCAGAAGAGCCCGGTCCTGCTCCTGTCGGCTGAGATTGCCGTACAGGGGCTGGATGAGAAGATTGTTGTCCGCAACTTCCCTCAGGGCGGCACAGACCTGGCGGATTTCCCCCGCGCCGGGCAGAAAGGCGAGAATGTCGCCTTCCTTTTCCGTCAGCACCCGCCGGATGCCCTGCACGGTTGTTTCAACGATGCCGCCCGTGGGTTCGTGTTGGAGATAGCTTGTTTCCACCGGAAAGCCGCGGCCGTGTCCGGTGATCACCGGCGCCCCGCCAAGCAGCTCCGCGACCGGCCCGGCGTCAAGGGTGGCGGACATCACCAGCAGCCGCAGGTCGTGCCGCAGGGTGCAAAGATCCAGGCAAAGGGCAAGGGCCAGGTCGGCGTGCAGGGAGCGTTCGTGAAATTCGTCGAAAATAACCAGGCCGATATCGGCCAGTTCCGGGTCCTGCTGGATGCGGCGGGTGAGAATGCCCTCGGTTACCACCTCGATGCGGGTACGGGCGGAGATCTTGCGGTCAAGGCGGATGCGATAACCAACGGTTCCGCCGATTTCCTCGCCGAGCAGCGCGCTCATTCTGGCTGCCGCCGCCCGGGCGGCGAGCCGCCTCGGTTCCAGCATGATGATTTTTTTACCGGCAAGCCATGGCTGGTCCAGCAGGGCAAGGGGCACGCCGGTGGTTTTACCGGAGCCGGGCGGGGCGCAGAGCACAACGGGCCCATGCGCCAGGGCGGCGCCTATTTCCGCAAGGCTTGCGGAGACGGCCAGGGAGGAAAGGGCCTTTTCGATTGCGTTCATGGGCGGGGAACCGGCATGGAGGGACTCAGGAAACCAGGGTCAGCTCGTAGAGCTGCCGACGCGTCCTGGCGGATGCCTTTAGCACACCCACCGGGTCAACGTAGTCATAGACCATGGGCTGCTTGTCCACCGCCGGACGCAGGATGCGGCCGATCACCTGGGTCAGGCGGCCTTCGAATTTGATCGGGGTGCAGAGAAAGAGGCTGGTAAGGCCGGGACAGTCAAATCCTTCGCCGATGAGCTGGATGGTTGCCACCAGCACCCGCACCTCGCCCTGTTGGACGCGACGGACAATCTCGCCGCGTTCCTCGCCCGCTGTCCTGCCGGTGAGCAACAGGGGCTGCTCTCCTCGTTGTTCCAGCATGGAGCAGATGGTTTCACAGTGGGACACCCGGTCGGAAACCACCAGGACGGTGCCGCAATCCTTGGCCGCTTCGTTGACGATATCATTGACAATCAATTCATTGCGGGCCGGATTTGCGGTAAGCGCGGTCATCAGGTCATGGTAGTTGCGCCGGTAGTTGAAGGTGAACGAGGTGGGGCGCTGGAGGATGATCGGTTTCAGCACCGCGCCCTGCCGGTCAAGCTCACGGCCGGAAACCCGGTGAACCAGGTCGCCGATGTGCCAGCCGATCAGCTCGGTCAGGCCGTCGCGGCGAAAGGGGGTGGCGGTCAGCCCCAGCATGTAGCGGCAGTCGAACCTGGTGATGATTTCGGTGAACATGGAGCTTGGCGTGCGGTGGGCCTCGTCGACAATGATGTGGCCGAACAGGGGCGGGAGTTTTGTCAGGTGTTTGCGCACCGAATGTATGATGCCGATTGTCACCGGCGCCGGCGCAAACGAGCCGTCGCCGATCAAGCCCGGCGTCAGCCCCAGAAATTTTTCCATGCGCTCCCGCCACTGGTAAAGCAGCTCCTTGGTATGAACCAGGATAAGGGCCGGCTGCTTGCGGCCGGCGATGACGGCGGCGGCCATCACCGTCTTGCCGCTGCCGGTGGCCGCCTCCAGCACGCCGAAATCCCGGGCCAGCATGGCGGAGCAGGCCGCCTGCTGGTAGGGGCGCAGTTCCCCCCGGAAAGAGAGATCCATTGGCGGGAGCTCCCGCCGTTTGTCCTCAATGGTAACCTCGAAACCGGATTGGCGGCACAGCAGCACCGCCTGGTTGGCGAATCCCCGGGGAAAACGGATGTCCGGGCCGCATAGGTCGTAGAAGTGAAGTTCCTTTTTCAGACTCTTGCCTATCCAGCGGGCGTACTTCAGCGCATCCCGGTACTTGGGGTTGACCAGGGTCAGCTTTTTTTTCAGGACGCCGGTCAGTTCGGGAGTTGCGCCGGTCAGGCGGCAGTCGTGGGAAACCAGCAGGATAACTGTATTCATTGTTCGGTTACTCTATCTTTTGCCGCGGATCGCGTCAAGCAGGAGTCGGCGTCAAAATTATTTTACAGAAAAACTAGTAAGTTGACCGGGCTTTGGTATAAGATAAAAGAAAAGCAAACACCCTGTCAGGAGACCTGCATGGACAAGAAACTGGAAGAGTTTTTCAGCCGGCATCTTCTTCTTCAGCACGATAAATTGACTGCCGAACAGTTGCAGCAATTGCTGGGCGCGGTCGAGTCCGAGTATCAATCCTGGTTC
This region of Desulfobulbaceae bacterium DB1 genomic DNA includes:
- a CDS encoding ATP-dependent helicase HrpB, whose protein sequence is MNAIEKALSSLAVSASLAEIGAALAHGPVVLCAPPGSGKTTGVPLALLDQPWLAGKKIIMLEPRRLAARAAAARMSALLGEEIGGTVGYRIRLDRKISARTRIEVVTEGILTRRIQQDPELADIGLVIFDEFHERSLHADLALALCLDLCTLRHDLRLLVMSATLDAGPVAELLGGAPVITGHGRGFPVETSYLQHEPTGGIVETTVQGIRRVLTEKEGDILAFLPGAGEIRQVCAALREVADNNLLIQPLYGNLSRQEQDRALLPDPLGRRRVVPATSIAETSLTIDGILNVVDSGWSRLPRFRPASGMSGLDTVRVSRAAARQRAGRAGRVAPGFCLRLWTRHQHHGLVPFHPPEISAADLASLVLELGLWGVTDPAELRWLDPPPAANLAAARALLTSLGALDKAGRITATGRQLGELPLHPRLAHMLIMAKRMGQAGLACDLAALLSERDIISSASALAGSDLRSRLLLLQRFRHQDQAGKGDPAACRRVDESSLQFRRLLGIKGEKYDDGNAGLLLGFAYPDRIAGLRPGTRERYLLSGGRGAMLAPGDPLAGSPSLVVPQLDAGQREGKIFLAAPIDMNGLRACRPELFAWRPIIGWDEHNGRVTTARREYLGELIIREEPLPRADPDLIRAAMLDGIRRMGIESLPWSREARRLQARIGSLCFWQPEGNWPRVDDDHLRADLDWLSPFLDGMSRREQLKQLDLCRILLAMLDRRGRQELDRAAPERIQVPSGSRILLDYRPGETPVLAVRLQEMFGLTDTPTVCHGRVKVVLHLLSPAQRPIQVTSDLAGFWQRAYPEVKKELKGRYPKHVWPDDPLAAPPTSRPQKRRN
- a CDS encoding helicase, which codes for MNTVILLVSHDCRLTGATPELTGVLKKKLTLVNPKYRDALKYARWIGKSLKKELHFYDLCGPDIRFPRGFANQAVLLCRQSGFEVTIEDKRRELPPMDLSFRGELRPYQQAACSAMLARDFGVLEAATGSGKTVMAAAVIAGRKQPALILVHTKELLYQWRERMEKFLGLTPGLIGDGSFAPAPVTIGIIHSVRKHLTKLPPLFGHIIVDEAHRTPSSMFTEIITRFDCRYMLGLTATPFRRDGLTELIGWHIGDLVHRVSGRELDRQGAVLKPIILQRPTSFTFNYRRNYHDLMTALTANPARNELIVNDIVNEAAKDCGTVLVVSDRVSHCETICSMLEQRGEQPLLLTGRTAGEERGEIVRRVQQGEVRVLVATIQLIGEGFDCPGLTSLFLCTPIKFEGRLTQVIGRILRPAVDKQPMVYDYVDPVGVLKASARTRRQLYELTLVS